A stretch of Mustela nigripes isolate SB6536 chromosome 6, MUSNIG.SB6536, whole genome shotgun sequence DNA encodes these proteins:
- the LOC132020771 gene encoding olfactory receptor 6C70 yields the protein MKNHTKQIEFILLGLTDNSLLQIIIFLFLFLNYMLSMMGNLTIIALTLLDSHLKTPMYFFLRNFSFLEISFTSVCIPRFLITIVTREKAISYNGCISQLFFYIFLGVIEFFLLAAMSYDRYVAICKPLHYTSIMSNRICHQIVLSSWATGFLAIFPPLFLILNLDFCASNIIDHFICDISPVLQLSCSDTHLLELIAFSLAVMIILFTLLLVILSYSYIIKTILKFPSVQQKKKAFSTCSSHMIVVSITYGSCIFMYIKPFANERVASSKGVAVLNTSVAPMLNPFIYTLRNQQVKQAFRDVFSKIFSASDK from the coding sequence atgaagaaccaTACAAAACAGATAGAGTTTATCCTTCTGGGACTGACAGATAACTCTCTGTTACAgatcataattttcttatttctatttctaaattacATGCTGAGTATGATGGGAAACTTAACCATCATTGCCCTTACTCTACTGGATTCTCATCTCAAGACCCCAATGTATTTTTTCCTCCGTAACTTCTCTTTCCTGGAAATTTCCTTCACAAGTGTTTGCATCCCCAGGTTCCTAATCACCATTGTAACCAGAGAAAAGGCCATTTCCTATAATGGCTGTATATCTCAGTTGTTTTTTTACATATTCTTGGGGGTTATAGAATTTTTCCTTCTGGCAGCTATGTCCTATGACCGTTATGTTGCCATCTGCAAACCTTTGCATTATACATCCATCATGAGCAACAGAATTTGTCATCAGATTGTACTCAGTTCCTGGGCAACTGGATTCCTGGCCATTTTCCCTCCATTATTTTTGATTCTGAACCTGGATTTCTGTGCTTCCAATATTATTGATCATTTCATTTGTGACATTTCTCCTGTCCTGCAACTTTCTTGCTCAGACACACATTTACTAGAACTGATTGCTTTTTCCTTAGCTGTGATGATCATCTTATTCACGTTGTTATTAGTAATCCTTTCTTACTCTTACATCATCAAGACAATTCTAAAATTCCCTTCAgttcagcaaaagaaaaaagccttttcTACCTGCTCTTCTCACATGATTGTTGTATCCATCACTTATGGTAGTTGTATATTCATGTACATAAAGCCATTTGCAAATGAAAGAGTGGCTTCAAGCAAAGGAGTAGCGGTGCTCAATACTTCAGTTGCCCCTATGTTGAATCCATTCATTTATACTCTGAGAAACCAACAAGTTAAACAAGCCTTCAGAGATGTGTTTAGTAAGATATTTTCTGCTTCAGATAAATAA